In a genomic window of Gossypium arboreum isolate Shixiya-1 chromosome 7, ASM2569848v2, whole genome shotgun sequence:
- the LOC108475087 gene encoding LOW QUALITY PROTEIN: uncharacterized protein LOC108475087 (The sequence of the model RefSeq protein was modified relative to this genomic sequence to represent the inferred CDS: inserted 2 bases in 1 codon), with protein sequence MAEVAVSLVMEKLTSLLRKDVKLLRGIHEEVEDIKVELEFITCFLKEADARAVRDQDGNSINGVKTWVKLVREIWMTTSIVSIANNNFPGSSSKSQVHSIIAFQVDFKFLKEVDFAGVPLSYVSEELGDLLHLRYSSLRYTKVKMLPESIGKLHNLQSLDLKRSPVHELPAQGNKLQXLQYLAAYYTSVDTLEGDEFCIELGRLKKLGSSKLKPKHGVAFCTAIEQMNKLQSLSISSIKDEFLQLQSMSYPPVSLRKLCLRGRLTKLPDWLSKLHNLVRIGLHWSRISDDSLKILGVLPKLLKFQLTNEI encoded by the exons atGGCTGAAGTGGCTGTGAGTTTGGTTATGGAGAAATTAACAAGTTTGCTCCGTAAAGATGTAAAATTGCTAAGAGGTATCCATGAAGAAGTTGAGGACATTAAGGTTGAACTTGAGTTCATTACATGTTTCTTAAAAGAAGCAGATGCAAGGGCTGTTAGAGATCAAGATGGTAACAGTATTAATGGAGTGAAAACATGGGTGAAACTTGTAAGGGAAATATGGATGACTACATCCATCGTCTCCAT AGCAAATAATAATTTTCCAGGGAGCAGTAGTAAATCACAAGTTCATTCCATCATTGCGTTTCAAGTGGATTTCAAGTTCTTGAAAGAAGTAGATTTCGCAGGAGTTCCCTTGAGTTATGTGTCCGAGGAATTGGGGGATTTGTTACACTTGAGATACTCGAGTCTAAGATATACAAAGGTGAAAATGCTACCAGAGTCCATAGGTAAGTTACATAATCTCCAATCTTTGGATCTAAAACGTTCTCCTGTACACGAGCTACCAGCTCAGGGGAACAAGCTACA CCTACAGTATCTTGCAGCTTACTATACAA GCGTGGACACACTTGAAGGGGATGAGTTTTGCATTGAATTGGGAAGGTTGAAGAAACTGGGAAGTTCTAAGCTAAAACCAAAGCATGGGGTTGCTTTCTGTACTGCCATAGAGCAAATGAACAAGCTTCAATCATTGAGCATTAGCTCCATAAAAGATGAGTTCCTTCAACTGCAATCCATGTCTTATCCTCCGGTTTCTCTTCGGAAGCTGTGCCTACGAGGGAGGTTAACAAAGCTGCCAGACTGGCTTTCTAAATTGCACAACCTAGTTAGAATTGGGTTACACTGGTCAAGAATATCCGATGATTCGCTTAAAATCCTTGGGGTTTTGCCTAAACTATTGAAGTTTCAACTGACAAATGAGATATGA
- the LOC108466331 gene encoding uncharacterized protein LOC108466331 — protein sequence MVFYFKARPEAGDYNIFMGLDKYENEELIKYGFIEDIWFHVDKMSSAHVYLRLKKGQTIDDISEGVLEDCAQLVKANSIQGNKVNNIDVVYTPWSNLKKTPSMDVGQVGFHNSKMVRTVRVEKRINEIVNRLNKTKVERKPDLKAEKEAVYAAEKAERKQQLREKKRREEMQRLEKERQAEIRSYKGLMVSEKMTSNKQIAATSKSFQEVEEDFM from the exons ATGGTGTTTTACTTCAAAGCCCGGCCAGAAGCTGGCGATTACAACATTTTCATGGGTCTTGACAAGTACGAGAACGAGGAGCTCATCAAATATGGCTTCATCGAAGATATCtg GTTCCATGTGGATAAGATGTCTTCTGCCCATGTTTATTTAAGACTTAAAAAGGGTCAAACCATTGATGATATAAGCGAAGGTGTTCTCGAAGATTGTGCTCAGCTTGTTAAAGCTAATTCCATCCAAG GCAACAAGGTGAATAATATTGATGTTGTTTACACTCCATGGTCCAATTTGAAGAAAACTCCTTCAATGGATGTTGGCCAAGTTGGCTTTCACAATTCCAAGATG GTTCGGACTGTGAGAGTGGAGAAGCGGATAAATGAGATAGTTAACAGGTTGAACAAGACTAAAGTGGAAAGGAAACCTGATTTGAAAG CTGAGAAAGAAGCAGTTTATGCAGCGGAAAAAGCCGAGAGAAAGCAACAGTTGAGGGAAAAA AAACGCCGAGAGGAGATGCAAAGGCTTGAGAAGGAAAGACAAGCAGAAATAAGAAGCTACAAGGGTCTGATGGTCTCTGAAAAGATGACATCAAACAAACAAATTGCAGCGACGAGCAAGTCTTTCCAGGAAGTAGAAGAGGATTTTATGTGA
- the LOC108469373 gene encoding la protein 1, translating into MATPSLGEDTAKAVLRQVEFYFGDSNLPKDDFLKTKINESEDDMVSLALICSFSKMRGHLNLTEVKKADDVPDCTLKVVAQTLRTSSSLKVSEDGKKVGRSTKLLEPEELIEQLDSRTIAASPLELNVQREALEAFFGQYAKVNSVRLPRHVVQRKYFCGTALIEFSAAEDAQTVLEQSLVFGGAELELKPKKDFDDIREKEVEEFERNRSITTSNSSNAEEKYPKGLLVAFKLKSASAGDSAEQNGPDEKKTAENENDKEKVDDKHGSPIDKVVEKEHKSSISIYKDDMNVVLREDLKDVFEKFGTVKYVDFRIREDKGYIRFEQPEAAQKAHAASASAKGGLVVKNFIANVEPVTGVAESEYWSLLRDNQGKQRVGNHSHWRGGKINRGGKRGRDGENGSPRGRPNEAKRARAA; encoded by the exons ATGGCGACGCCTTCTTTGGGTGAAGATACTGCCAAGGCTGTTCTCCGCCAG GTTGAGTTTTACTTCGGTGATAGCAATCTTCCAAAAGACGACTTTCTCAAGACAAAAATCAATGAGAGCGAAGATGATA TGGTTAGTTTGGCATTGATTTGTTCGTTTTCAAAGATGAGAGGTCATTTAAATTTAACGGAAGTGAAGAAAGCAGACGATGTACCAGACTGTACTTTGAAAGTTGTTGCTCAAACTCTCAGAACTTCATCTTCCCTCAAGGTTTCTGAAGATG GGAAGAAAGTTGGTAGAAGCACCAAGCTATTAGAGCCCGAGGAATTGATAGAGCAATTGGACAGCAGAACAATTGCTGCTTCTCCATTGGAGCTCAATGTCCAGAGGGAAGCATTAGAAGCCTTTTTCGGTCAGTATGCTAAG gtTAATAGTGTGAGATTGCCTCGTCATGTGGTGCAAAGAAAGTATTTTTGCGGCACGGCTTTGATCGAATTCTCGGCTGCGGAAGATGCCCAAACGGTTTTGGAGCAAAGCTTGGTTTTTGGAGGTGCTGAACTGGAATTAAAACCAAA GAAGGATTTTGATGATATAAGAGAAAAAGAAGTAGAGGAGTTTGAACGCAATCGTTCAATCACAACTTCAAACAGCTCGAATGCTGAAGAAAA ATACCCGAAGGGCTTACTTGTTGCGTTTAAATTGAAGAGTGCTTCAGCTGGGGACTCTGCTGAGCAAAATGGTCCTGATGAAAAGAAGACTGCAGAAAATGAAAATGACAAAGAAAAGGTTGATGATAAACATGGAAGTCCCATTGACAAGGTTGTCGAGAAGGAACATAAATCAAGTATATCCATCTATAAAGATGATATGAATGTTGTTTTACGTGAGGATTTGAAGGATGTCTTTGAGAAATTCGGCACTGTGAAG TATGTTGACTTCAGAATCAGAGAGGATAAGGGTTACATTCGGTTCGAACAACCTGAAGCAGCCCAGAAAGCCCATGCTGCTTCAGCCTCGGCTAAAGGTGGTCTGGTTGTCAAAAATTTCATTGCTAATGTAGAACCGGTAACGG GTGTTGCTGAGAGTGAGTATTGGAGTCTACTCCGTGACAACCAAGGAAAGCAGAGGGTAGGCAATCACTCCCATTGGAG GGGAGGAAAGATCAACAGAGGTGGAAAACGAGGCCGGGATGGAGAAAATGGTTCTCCTAGAGGACGTCCTAATGAAGCTAAAAGAGCTCGAGCAGCGTGA